attggtagagcacagagagagtgcatgcacaggttaagccttggaatgaagaaaagttttatgtttttacagcaaatgtatgatcatgtatgggattgtacaggtcgacagacaggatagcaggcttactacgggtcccggcgaccttaagtcgatctggatcctagtgccggtggcagttcggtttccgggctgttacatgaacagtacccgtgaacagtaccgatgaacagtacccgtgaacagttccgatgaacagtaccgataAAAACACCTCCCCCAAAACCCGAACGGCAAATAAACCTCAGATCTGACAAGGGAACGATGTGGCGGCTCCAgcgatggtgagatccaaatattacccgttatgggtaacccaaataaacagagccctaagtctccaaaaaaattttttttttttttcttaaaaaaacttTGACGggagagaaaaattaaatctctacgagaaaggctctgataccatgtagaatgaTAATGtttgttgtatttcataatagagattacaatctatttatacatgagagagggtatctaaataggaaggaaaatcaagtctatgattatacaatccctaaaattaagcaactgacccatctatcaatatttacttcctatcttaacatatttactttctataacttataacaatcTGGAGAGCCATcaaggagtagtgatgacagaccagCCGTTGAAGAAAATCCTACATAGACCAGAAACTTCAGGTCGAATACTCGCATGGTCCATCGAGATTAGTCCTTACTGTTTAGAATACCAACCTCGCAccactataaaatctcaagctctTGCGGACTTCATAACAGAGTGCTCTTTCAACGAAAAACAAGCAGAATTGGGTAAGACATCCTCAGAAAATATAGAGGGTGAGAGAGAGAGGCAGCCCTCTCGGGAATTCAActggaagctgtatgtagacggagcatccgGAGCTGGGGGCAGCGGTGCGGGGATAATGCTGAAGGGCCCTGAAGGGTTCAAAGTCTGCTATGCTCTACGCCTGGAGTTCAGCGCCACTAACAATGtagcagaatatgaagccctaatGAACAGGATGATGATCGCAGCGGAAGTAGGGGCAATTGATCTCGAGGTAAATAGCGATTCCCAGTTGGTAATCGGTCAGGTAACGGGGGCATATCAGGCAAAAGACCTAACCATGCAGAGCTACTTGGCGAAGGTCAAGGCAATAGAAGCTGAGTTACGAGGTCGGGAGATCGCGATAAGATACCAGAGAATACCTTgggaagaaaatgaagaggCAGACCTGCTCAGTCGATTGTCTAAAGAGGAGGTAGAACATCTCCCGGATGAGGTATATATACAACATGTCAGCGCTCCTGCCTTTGACAAAGGGAACGCTATAATGGAAGTAGAAGAAGGGCGGaattggatgaccccatacctcgACTATTTGGAAAGAGGAAAACTTCCCGAAGATAAAGTTGAAGCCAAGAAAATTGCAGCTCGGGCTGCCAACTACCAGGCAATGAGGAGAACTTTATACCGAAGAGGGAAGTCCAGTCCGTGGCTCCGGTGTGTAAGTCCGGAGGAAGCTATAAGGGTGATGGAAGAAGTACACCAAGGAGTGTGCAGAGCTCATGAAGGAGCTGGGACACTAGCAAACAAAATATTCagacaaggatactactggcccactgttaaaaaagaggcGGAGGATTTTGTCCGAAGATGCGATGTATACCAGAGGTTTGCCAATGCCATCAATGTTCCAGCCACCCCTCAGTCCAGTATATCCAGCCCATGGCCGTTCTCACAGTGGGCATGGATATTCTGGGACCTTTTCCCAAGACCTCGGGACAGAAGAAGTTTATAGTagtggctgtggagtacttctcaaaatggctagAGGTAGAGGCAATCCCCACAATTACGGCTAGAAAGATTATAGATTTTGTCTGGGGCAACATTATATGCAGGTTTGAGATACCAAGAGTGTTCATATCGGATAATGGTAGACAGTTTGACTGCAAGACCTTTAAGGAATTCACAgaaaacatgggcatatggcataaattctcctcGGTGGCCCACCCTCAAACcaacggccaaacagaggtcactAACAAAGCTATCCTCCAGGGACTGAAGAAGCGACTGGATGGAGCAAAGGCAAATTGGGCAGATGAACTCAATagtatcctgtgggcactccgaaccaccccTAGGGCATCCACCAAAGCGACACCTTGTGCACTCGCGTTTGGCACCGAAGCTGTAGTCCCAATTGAGCTGCAAGTCCCTACTCATCGAGTCTAATTCAATAGCAAGAGCACCAACGACGATAAGTTGAGAAGTAACTTAGACGCCTTGGAAGAAGTTAGAGAAGAAGCTCAAGTCCGCACGGCTGCATATCAATAGAGGGCAGCTCATTACTACAACCAGCGAGTCAGAGAAAGGAGcctaaaggtgggagacctggcactaagaaacctggaagccatTGGAAAAAAGGATGCAGTTGGAAAGCTAGCACCAACTTGGGAAGGCCCCTTCAGGATAACCAAAGTCGTCAAACCGGGCGTATATCGAATTGAAGACCTGCAGGGAAATCCGAAACCCCACGCTTGGAATATCTAGCATATGAAGAGGTACTTCCCTTAAAATGTTTGTAACATGATGAAAACTCTTGTACTTTGAAAATATGAATGAAATGAATAACATCGTTCTTAATAAGCAATGTTATTCCTATTATTATGCGTCTTAGTTTCTTCGAAAAAGAAAGAATAGATgctagaagacctcagtgaggtaggtgaccgggctccccaagcgcccccggcaccacaaaaccggctgagatgatgaagcgacagtaaggccatagAGCTTGAATCTCATTCAAGACCTCAgcgaggtaggtgaccgggctccccaagcgcccccggcaccataaaaccggctgagatgatgaagcgacagtaaggctatAGAGTCTGAATCTCGTTCAAGACCTCAGCGAGGTAGGTGACCAGGCTCCCCAAGCGccctcggcaccacaaaaccggctgagatgatgaagcgatagtaaggccGTAGAGCCTGAATCTCGTTCAAGACCTCAGCGAGGTAGGTGATCGGGCTCCTcaagcgcccccggcaccataaaaccggctgagatgataaagcgacagtaaggccatagagcctgaatctcgttcaagacctcagcgaggtaggtgaccgggctccccaagcgcccccgacaccataaaaccggctgagatgatgaagcgacagtaaggccataaagcctgaatctcgttcaagacctcagcgaggtaggtgactgggctccccaagcgcccccggcaccataaaaccagttgagatgatgaagcgacagtaaggccatagAGCCTAAATCTCGTTCAAGACCTCAGCGAGGTAGGTGAtcgggctccccaagtgcccccagcaccataaaaccggctgagatgatgaagcgacagtaaggtcatagagcctgaatctcgttcaagacctcagcgaggtaggtgaccgggctccccaagcgcccccggcaccataaaactggctgagatgatgaagcgacagtaaggccatagagcctgaatctcgttcaagacctcagcaaggtaggtgaccgggctccccaagcgcccctggcaccacaaaaccggctgagatgatgaagcaacaatgaggccaaaagtgctcaaATTTGGCCTAAGATGATAAAGGCTGAATCCCAAGCTAGGATACACAAATCCGAGCTCGGAGAAATCAAACGAAAAGTGAGCCACGCTCAGGAAGCCCAACAGCAAAATAAAAGTTACAAGTTTCCTCTAAACCAAGGGGCAAATCAAAGGCGCGAATGGATGAGCAATGCCACAACCTCAATTCCACTCAACACAGAATGGAAAACAAATCCAGGGAGACAGGATCATTCTAAAAAGGTACATTACTTAACCTACTTTGGTTATGTGAAAGCTATGCGTATGAGCTTGCACCATTGATAAATCGATGAAAGATTAGAAAAATTCATAAGTTAGAAGTTCAACTAATTGTTAGAGTTTTAACCCGGATTAACCCAAAGGCGAGAAAATTGGTAACCAGGCTGGTCAGTTCAGTGTGGCCGATTTCTTtggaaaattacaaaataaacatCTGGTTTAAGAGTTTTTATTAACAGATTAAGCAAATCAGGCCTTTAACAAATTAAGCAACTGGGTAAAaccagaaaaataaacaagagaAGAGACAGTTCAAGTATGAacacaaataaaaataagatttcattaaataaaaagaaaaaagattacAACCTAATCTAATCATCTATAACTATGGGAGGGAAAATTATCCGTAAAGGACTTACATTATTGCCTACGCTATTGCCTACGCTATTGCCTACACTACTATCTTTGGGGAGCCCAACGCCCTCCTGCTCTAATTCCCCGGTGCCCACGAAGGGCACTACCTCCCCTCCTTGGGGCCCAGCATCTTCCCCCTGAGGCCTAGCATCATCTTCTATGGACTGGCTGCCTTCTTGCTcgtcttcctcccctagcttgGCATCCTCTTCCAAAGGTTCAGTGGCAGCGCGAGAAGTCCCTTTAGGAAGAGGgttatcatcctccccataGATCACCTCCTCGCCGTCTGAATCCACTTCTGGGGCTCGGAGTTGACCTAATGGGGTGGAGGGAGCCGCCCTGGCTTCTCTTAGGCCTCGATTATACCCAAAGGCAAACATACGGAAATCCCTGTGCCAGATCTCATTTTTTAGCTCATCAGAGGCCTTAAACTTCGCAAGCCTTGCCTTACAGGCCTCCTCTATCTTTGCCTTCAACTCGGCAGACTCCCTATACTCCTGCAGGCGCTCCTCACACGCCAACTGGACTTTGTCTTCAGCACGCTTGGcatcctcgagcagggctgagcACCTCTTTTTCAGAGCTTCGACCTTCTGGCAAAGAtattggttttgaagtttggatgcCTCTACTGCCAGAGTCAGGTCTGTGACATTATTAGCACgcttgctcagctcctgctcgagcACAACTCTCCGAGCTAGGGCTTCGTCCCTCTGAGCCAGCACGACATCATAACGAGTCCGAGCTCCCTCGTAATCTGTCTTCAGTGCCTCATGTTGACGCCAGACCTCATTCTTCTGGCTCACGACCTCATCTCTCTCCCGACGGGCTTCTTCCAAGGAGGACAGCTGCCCTAACGCCTCGTCCCGGCGAACCTCCgctgcagctgccctctcatcagcccTCTTCAAAGCGTCCAGGGTGTAAGACAGTTCCTCCCGAAGAGTCTTCAGATGCTCCTGGGCTGCGGCCAGATGACCCCGAGCGTCACTCGTGACCACCAGATTCTCCTCGAGGTGAgcctcttcaatccggcggtccacggagTCCCTGAGAGAACGATCTCGGGCGTCAATCTCCATGAAAACGCCCATCGCCTGGCAAAAGGGAGAAATCAGTGAAGTCAGTCAGAAGATGAAGAAAGAtaggaataaattaaaaacagaaaagggACAAGCATAAattaccatcaggagcatctccctgacAGTATCACCGAGCTGCTCTCGAGTACGAGAGTGGAACGCCACCTGCTCCCTGGTAAAGCTCGCCAAGAGCCCGATAAGAGCCAGGAGACGAGGGTCTGAAGCCTCAGTATCCCCACCAAACATCTGCTCTCGAAGTACCTCCGCGACCACGCTCGCAGAAGATTGATGGGTGATGTCCTCAGCGTTAAGAATCTCATTATCGGGGGCAGAGAGTAGGGGCACCACGGGAGTCTTCTCCTTCTCGAGGGGAGGGAGAGCTGGGGCTGGACGTCTGGAGGCCCGAGACCTCTTGGGAGCAGGAGCTGGGGCAGGAACATTAGAGGGAAGAGAACGCTTGCCCGCGACACTTTTAGTAGCACCCTCAGGGGCGTCTGAGGTCTTCCCTTGGGGAGGAATGACATCAACCGGCCTGGACTCGCCCTCCTCTCTAGGGATGTCCTCGACAACAGAGGCGACCTCTACAGCAGCTCCTCGGACACCTTCACTGGCCGAGATGACCTCGATCTCACCCTCGAGGGCCCTCCTATCAGCTGAAGAGGCCTTAAACCTCTCCTCAGGGGCATCCCCTAAAGACGAGGCAGCATCTGCCCTCACGAGCTCGGAGCCCTCAGCTGGCTTGCCAGTATCCCTTGAGGCAACTTCCGTCCTTACAACAGCAGCCCGCTAGGACCTGGGGACCTGGGAATATTGAGAGTGTGAGCTAGACTTGCTACGGCTGGAAGGCTTAGAGGTCCTAACACCCCGTGAGCTCGGTCTAAAAGCCCGAGAAGGAAGCAGAGCTGGGGCAGCAGATCGGCCGGCCGTCCTAGAAGAAATGACCTGGGCAACCTCCTGGGTAGCATCAACCACTGATCGCCCAGCTCGGAAGGCATCCAGAGCAACATTCATGCTCTCCCGAGATAGGGTAAAGTTCTTCGGCGGTTTGATATGGTCCATGGGAgtttcagaagctgcaaaaaacccAAAACCAAAACGAATTAGAAAGACACTCAAGGAAATCacaaagaaaaacaaaacagCTAAAGGAAGCAAAATACCCGCTTCCCGGCAGTCCTGAAGACTGGACACAAACATACACTTTTTGACGTCATACTTCCGATCAACAAAAGTCGGTCGAAGAAAGCCGACCTGTTCGGAAAGGCTCAACTGgggcagatcgttgcagccCAGAGGAACATCCTCCCAGGAGAGCTCCACCTCCCAGGATAACCCGGAGTCCTTCTTTAACTCCATCATCGCGAATCCCTCTACCCAGCCTTTTATCGAGTCCTTGTGACCCGAGAAAATAGACAACCTCCCACGAGGGGCGAAATAATAAAAGCTCTGACTCGCCTAACTAACCGGAAGAAAGTGATAAACAGACGCGCTGTGGGTGTGAACCCCTAGCTCAGGCAGACAGACTCGAAGGAGCACATAAACAAAATGGAATTAGGAGCTAACATCCGAGAGGTTATCCCGAAATACcggaagacctcaatgaaaAAGGGAGAAAAAGGGAAGGTTAGATCATATTCTCGCTGCTTGACGAAAAAGACCAAGCTACGGTCCTTTTGAGGATCGATCAAACCAGAAGGGggaggatcgggaagaacgatcctctcattccgATAGGGAGCTCGGATATGGAAAAGAGGGGTATCTAAATACTCCCaggaaaagaaattttttagagTGGAAGAGATGATGACAGACTCTAGGTTAATGACATTAGAGAGCTTGGGGCTATCCATGGAGGAATGAAGAGCGTACCTTGAAAACGAAGAGGGCAGAAGGACGGAGCTAGCAATGCGCGCAGAGAGCAGAGAAGAGTGAAAGTTTTGAGAAGACTGAGAGAATTCGAAATTTGAAACAGTAATGCGAAGAGGAGGTATTTTAAGAAAAACTGTCCTTGggcggcgcggtcataatgaatCTCGAAATTTACTCCCTCATCATTCATGTAATAACTGATGAGaaagtaaaggggcaattgatgaccactAGGCTTCATCTCCCCCATATGAGGCCAGGCCCACGATGACAGTCCCAGACCAAAGGTCGAGAAGCCTATTCAGTGAGCCGGCCTAGACCATCCGGCCTCGAAATCGGGCCTCCCATGGGCCTCAACCCTTCCACATCTAGTCCAGTCCTGAGGCCAAGTAGGAGAgggataaccaatccatccgtCCAGCGTGATCTGTTCACACGCGCGTCCGAGAGGGATTAAATGGCCGTTTAGCGTGGCGCAGACGTCTGACGCTTTCGTACGTCTATATCTGTgtgacagagacaggtggcccaataggGGTAAGGCCATTAtgcgtcactagcagacaaaagaaaaggataaaagagGAGCAACATTCTCCTCTCGGACTAAACTTACAAACCCTTTGTAAACctttattttctggatctcatattattaatttttttcttataaataacttttgtaaaataattaataatatttttgtgaAACCTTTTTCAGTATTTATTGCTAATACACAATGCAAGTAGAAGATAACAGTTGAATTCATCTTCTAGCCGCATTACAAATTTGATATATTCAAACACCAAGTAGCTCCCAACACCAAAAGCACCCTTCGAGCTTTATATTTCAATATCTTCACTTTTATCATTTATCAACTTCATCTGCCAATtcagttttgaaaaataaagcAACATATGAAATGAGAAAACAGGAAGACGACAAATTTACATGAACGTCAACAACAATGATCGGATATTCTCCCCCACGCCCCGATTAACGTCTAGTTCTGTAAGCTAAAAGTGGAAGAGGTTTCAAACTGGTCTTTTAAACTTTTCCTCAACTTGGCAGGAGTAACCAGGATGGCTTCATCCACGTCAGCCTCGTTTGTGGGAGAGTTTGTATCGTCATTCGTTGCAAGAGGAGTTGCTTCTCGTACTTGTGAAGGAGCCACATCTTCTGCTACCTCCATTTGGGATTGGCTCGAAGATGAGCTAGAAGTGGGGGATAGAGGTCCTTCACTCTCTGGTTGTGTTGCAGCTGATTGACGGCTAATTTTAGAAGGTTGACGATTTGGAGCAGCAACTGGTTGGTGGGTCCTTGCATCTCGGCGCTGCAGCTGTAATTTCAATAGTCGCAGGAATTAAAAACAAATATGGTAGCATCATGTGAATTGCACCTTCACAGCCACCATTACAGATTCTAAAGGATTATTAGTATTTGAATTCAATTCCACATTTGTTACCAGTAGTATGATAAACCATGCAAGGAAAAAATTCATCAAGTGATACAGGGCTTAATGTCAAACTTCAAAGAGAAGTAATCAAACCAATAAatgtaaaaattcaattttatgatGCAAATGGTAAAAGATATAACTCGTCTAACAACTACATCCTACAGATGAAGGGGAGGGGAAGCGATTGAATCTCCGACCAGAATATGATATGTAAAAGTGAAGAATCAAATTTTCAGCTTAAGAGAGTGTGACGATGAAAATGCAAGGCAGGTCCATTTTGCTTAGCTTAGGtgcttttttaataaataataacaaaataatagtaGTATTTTTGTTATACTACCTGAGCAGAACGAGAACTGGGAGTTGAGTGTGAAGAAACATGCTGGAAAATCTCCAAAACTCTTGTCTGACCATAACTTGCAGCCCATCGCCAGTATAAAATTGCCATATCTCCAGGTCTAGTTCTTAGTTCCAACAACAGGCGATCAATGTCATTCTCATACTTTGCAATACACGGTCTAAAGTAGGAATCATACACATACGTAGTTCCCTGGAAAAATGAAAGAACAGGATTAATCACAACGAAGATCACCCAACTACATAACATTCAGCTTTATTAGCTCCCCAGTAAAATATATACCTGAGTCTTAGGGTACCACAAGTAGATGAAAAAAGCCAGCTTAGCTTCATTGTAAAATGGAAGCCTTCAAGAAAGCAATATAAGAAAACAGAATGTTCATATAGAACCTCTCACAAATATTTCATCTGCATTCCTAACTAAGATTCCTTACCATGAAATAAAAACATCTGCAATTCTCTCGCAAACCGTCAACACGGCCACCAAAATCCTGCAacccaaataattttaaaaaacgaTTCTAGCACCAAAACTTACAGCACATTTCAACAGGAACAAATGACATAAAATTCACCAGTATTGGCACCAAAATCGAAGATGCTCAATTTGTGGCTTATTCTTTTCAATCGTCTTGTAGCATTCATAAGCAGGATAAGCATAGCCAAAAACCATCCTGCCAATAATCAGCATAACTTTAATTtagacccaaaaaaaaaaaatctttaaattcAAATGAAAGATAGAACTGGGTCATTGTTAACATACACAAGTCCTCTTGTAAAAAATGATCCAATCATTTTGTATacctaaaaaagaaaaagttgatGTTAATAACCACcaaatcttttaaaaactcacCCCAGCTGAAACCAGGCTGAATAATCTAGCAAACCACACTCGAGCACTGACGCATTTAATCAAACACAAATGACATTAAAGGAACAAAAAGGCCAATAATCTAGCAAACTGCTACAAGAATCTAAAACCACACTTGATCATTGTCGCATTTAATCAAAcacaaattaaactaaataaacaaACTACCACATCAAAACCTTAACAATTAggtctaaaataacaaaaacagAACTAATTACTGTCAAGTAGAAGAATAAGAATGCCATGAACTACCTAATAGCGGAAAAATTTTGAACACTACGCAAGGTTCCAATCAATTTCAGTATAGAAAAGATAAATACAGAAAAATGAGACGCATTAGCACCTGATGGTGATTATTATATAGAATTCtaataattaatcaattatataaaacatgaaattcaattaaatttcaaaaattataaaaaatggaATCGAAATAAACATGGTataagattgatttgattatgatcagatttctaataaaaatattttaaaactttatttaaaaaaagaaaaataaattttaattttaacttaaaattaatcaatcagcgactaaatataattttatctcaGTTTAAATTTGATTGGTTTTTGATTTTATAAtggaattattttatttcaataaaattaattaaattttatttttaatttgaatttattttgtttcattTAGATGGTGCCACCTCTAATAAGGCACcactaatatattttaattatttaataatttatcataaataACATAAATAAGAAGAATGTaattcatgaaaatatttttagaaaaatatttttatattttttagtatttaaaatatatataaaaaattagttaataaaaaatgtttattttataaaaaaattaaattatttaaaaaaaataatttattattttaagaggaaatttagatattttcaaaaaattattttttatatttactgaTATTTAAAacaatcaaaaaaattaattaataaaaattaatttttatgataaaaacaAATATTAAGGGCTTGTTCACTTATAGAAAACTAGagcaattttataaaaaaatttcaacgaAATTGGAAAACAGAGTTTTGTATTCacatgttaaattttaaaaaaaattgaaaaactagCCAGTTTTCCAATATTTAACTATGGTTtataaaacaattttaaaatattttccataatttttctttataataaaaaatttgttttCTTGTTATTTTCAAAACAGAAAACAATAActctttcataaaaaaattataattttttatagttaaaattaaataattattttaaaattatttaaaattagttatattattagaaaataaattatgagtacatataaaaaatgtaaaaataaaactaattaacttttaaaataagttaaataatttactttttaattatgaaaattattagtatttttattattttaaatttgaaaacgattttttattattaacatgatatttctcatattttttcttattttataaaattaaaagttataattttcttaaaaaatatacaatataaaaatattttcaagaagTAAACACACCCTAAATTATTTAAGGAAAGAAATTTCTtctaaagtattttttatattttgaaaattatattagtacttttatataaatttattaatatattttatatttaaattaaaattaaaaaataaaatattatttagaaaatattttataggaaatttttttttcaaatataatttttttctaaaccgTCAAATGAAATTTCTACAatattaattatcattttaGAACTTACTAGCTCTGTGTCCCATTAAATAATGCCACCTATAATTAGACatgactattttttttttttcaaagttagacacaattaatttattttaattattttaataatttgtatTATTTTGCTTTTGAGTCACACGTGGAAAATGCTAAACAGCATAACCTTCTTTTTCTCACTtatcctttttcttttaatatatatttatgcaAAGGATAATGTAATAAAGTATATAATAGGGATTTTAGGGTGGGAAGTGGAATCGAgttaaatcatttttttaaaaaaaaattaaagttaaagttaaaattaaaattaaaatcaggtttaactaaaattaaaaattaaattttaaatagaaaattgaaATTGATTTAAAACTGTAAATTGAAATTCGAATTAAAACTAGAAGCAAATCAGACAATAATAAAAACCAAAATTGAGttcaaacaataaaattaatgtttgaaaataaatgaattaaatttaattttcgtgAAACTTTAaatttcaaacaaaaataaatctctcaataaataaagaataataCTCAAAATTCAATACCACTTATAAAGGTGGAGGTAGACAAAAATACAGTatgattatattaatatattatcataattaatatattattctaatatttaatttttcttttaccaTACAGTAAACTTGCATTATTAAGATTTAAATGAGCATAAATATAGAGAAAGGCTACATAAAAACGTCAAAGTCCCAAGATACGAAACTCAATAAGATATAAAACAAATCAAGATGAAAGTAAATCCAACCAAATCAAGAAAAATCGAATCAGAATaacaaaaatcaatcaaattgaTAGTGTCAAACAAACAAAACATCATAATTAAATAGGAAaaatcaaatactaaaaattaaagagaatcACATTGTTACTACCGCTCCTCACACAGTATCGCCATTCATTATAGGTACTGACGACGAGCAAAACATAAATTCGAGATTGAAGATGAAGAGTAAAGACATATAAAATAAGCacataaataaatatgcaaagAGAAAAGTGATTAAAGGTGAAAGTACAATCGGCAAACCGAAAGAAGAGACATCGTAGAGTTTAGTAAAAAAAGATCGACGAAAGTAAAAGCTAACGAACGTAATAGTGCGGCCCTGAGTTATCGACATCATACAAGAGTAGATCATTCTCACTAAGAACGAAAGCTGAATTCCTCTGAACACGTTTAGTAAAAGCTCTCTCACCGACTCTAACActgaaatttaaaacaaaaaaaataatcaaacaatagaaataaaaactataaaataagTCTTTTTTGatgatagaaaataaaaaaattaatgatttaaaattaaaataaaaataaaaaaataaaaaaatgaagaaataagAAGAAACCTCCCCTGCTCAAAGGCAGGAGAACCTAAACTAAAAAATCCAAAAGAAAAAACTTCAAACCCACGGCCACAAAGCGAGACGAATCCTAAGTAGAAAACTAAAGTAAATGAATCAAATTCTTCACCGATCGTGCCCCTTCTTTCTCCCGCTGtcattctctctttttctctacATTCTAAGTTTCAATTgggtaaatatataaattaaattgttcaCCGAAATTCATGTAATAATTTTCCATCAATCAAACTACTCATTGATTTGTAACCCATTATTTGTTGAAATTGTCATGAATCTCTATGGATACGAATTTACAAAACAATTAGAAGTCCTACTTATATtagaatttaattcaaattaaaattttataaaaataattacaggagtatgaaatttattaaagtaattaaaagagtacGAAAATTTAAGATATGTGACctttataaaaaattcaatttatataaaaataaagtaaatcaattatatatttatatttttttataaacagatgataa
The sequence above is a segment of the Manihot esculenta cultivar AM560-2 chromosome 5, M.esculenta_v8, whole genome shotgun sequence genome. Coding sequences within it:
- the LOC110608389 gene encoding uncharacterized protein LOC110608389; its protein translation is MPFGLKNAGATYQRLMNKIFKEQIGRNIEVYVDDMVVKSSTFQQHLMDLREVFEVLERYRMRLNPAKCAFFIRGGKFLGYMVSGKGIEPNPEKVEAILKMPELTCVRDVQRITGRVVALNHFMSRSAERCLPFFKKLRKVPNFEWTKDCQEAFKELKCYLSSSHVLSSSLEGEELLIYLAASEQAVSDVLSHQGVVMTDQPLKKILHRPETSGRILAWSIEISPYCLEYQPRTTIKSQALADFITECSFNEKQAELGKTSSENIEGERERQPSREFNWKLYVDGASGAGGSGAGIMLKGPEGFKVCYALRLEFSATNNVAEYEALMNRMMIAAEVGAIDLEVNSDSQLVIGQVTGAYQAKDLTMQSYLAKVKAIEAELRGREIAIRYQRIPWEENEEADLLSRLSKEEVEHLPDEVYIQHVSAPAFDKGNAIMEVEEGRNWMTPYLDYLERGKLPEDKVEAKKIAARAANYQAMRRTLYRRGKSSPWLRCVSPEEAIRVMEEVHQGVCRAHEGAGTLANKIFRQGYYWPTVKKEAEDFVRRCDVYQRFANAINVPATPQSSISSPWPFSQFEIPRVFISDNGRQFDCKTFKEFTENMGIWHKFSSVAHPQTNGQTEVTNKAILQGLKKRLDGAKANWADELNSILWALRTTPRASTKATPCALAFGTEAVVPIELQVPTHRV
- the LOC122723703 gene encoding uncharacterized protein LOC122723703, coding for MELKKDSGLSWEVELSWEDVPLGCNDLPQLSLSEQVGFLRPTFVDRKYDVKKCMFVSSLQDCREAASETPMDHIKPPKNFTLSRESMNVALDAFRAGRSVVDATQEVAQRAAVVRTEVASRDTGKPAEGSELVRADAASSLGDAPEERFKASSADRRALEGEIEVISASEGVRGAAVEVASVVEDIPREEGESRPVDVIPPQGKTSDAPEGATKSVAGKRSLPSNVPAPAPAPKRSRASRRPAPALPPLEKEKTPVVPLLSAPDNEILNAEDITHQSSASVVAEVLREQMFGGDTEASDPRLLALIGLLASFTREQVAFHSRTREQLGDTVREMLLMAMGVFMEIDARDRSLRDSVDRRIEEAHLEENLVVTSDARGHLAAAQEHLKTLREELSYTLDALKRADERAAAAEVRRDEALGQLSSLEEARRERDEVVSQKNEVWRQHEALKTDYEGARTRYDVVLAQRDEALARRVVLEQELSKRANNVTDLTLAVEASKLQNQYLCQKVEALKKRCSALLEDAKRAEDKVQLACEERLQEYRESAELKAKIEEACKARLAKFKASDELKNEIWHRDFRMFAFGYNRGLREARAAPSTPLGQLRAPEVDSDGEEVIYGEDDNPLPKGTSRAATEPLEEDAKLGEEDEQEGSQSIEDDARPQGEDAGPQGGEVVPFVGTGELEQEGVGLPKDSSVGNSVGNSVGNNVSPLRIIFPPIVIDD
- the LOC122723660 gene encoding putative HVA22-like protein g — its product is MIGSFFTRGLVMVFGYAYPAYECYKTIEKNKPQIEHLRFWCQYWILVAVLTVCERIADVFISWLPFYNEAKLAFFIYLWYPKTQGTTYVYDSYFRPCIAKYENDIDRLLLELRTRPGDMAILYWRWAASYGQTRVLEIFQHVSSHSTPSSRSAQLQRRDARTHQPVAAPNRQPSKISRQSAATQPESEGPLSPTSSSSSSQSQMEVAEDVAPSQVREATPLATNDDTNSPTNEADVDEAILVTPAKLRKSLKDQFETSSTFSLQN